One genomic segment of Desulforamulus reducens MI-1 includes these proteins:
- the yidD gene encoding membrane protein insertion efficiency factor YidD yields the protein MRQVIILGLIFYQKFISPLKPPTCRFYPTCSQYSKQAIEKYGILKGLWLTFKRLAKCHPYHPGGYDPLH from the coding sequence ATGCGGCAGGTTATTATACTTGGCCTAATTTTTTACCAGAAATTTATTTCTCCTTTGAAGCCACCTACTTGCCGGTTTTACCCGACATGTTCTCAATATTCAAAACAAGCAATTGAAAAATATGGTATATTAAAGGGGCTTTGGCTAACATTTAAAAGATTAGCAAAGTGCCATCCCTATCACCCGGGTGGATATGACCCATTACATTAA
- the rnpA gene encoding ribonuclease P protein component, which yields MKKFVSLKKNSDFRNVYRFGVSAANRYLVLYKFPNKGLGRRFGFSISKKVGKAVCRNRLRRILKELCRFHLDRFSDDCDFVFIVRQTSSDQDFHQMEKHMWHVWGKLNKQEKN from the coding sequence CCTAAAGAAAAATTCAGATTTTCGCAATGTCTATCGTTTTGGTGTGTCCGCTGCAAACCGATACCTGGTATTGTATAAATTTCCTAATAAGGGTCTTGGTCGCAGGTTTGGTTTCTCCATTAGTAAAAAGGTTGGCAAGGCAGTTTGTCGAAACCGTTTACGTCGTATATTGAAGGAACTATGCCGTTTTCATTTGGATCGTTTTTCTGATGATTGTGATTTTGTGTTTATTGTTCGCCAAACTTCCTCTGATCAGGACTTTCATCAAATGGAAAAACACATGTGGCATGTTTGGGGTAAATTAAATAAACAGGAGAAAAATTAA